Proteins from a genomic interval of Streptomyces sp. Tu6071:
- a CDS encoding UDP-glucose dehydrogenase family protein yields the protein MSQSPRITVIGLGYLGATHAASMAELGFDVLGIDVVPEKIESLSRGETPMYEPGLEEVLRKHVAGLDGSTKRLRFTSSWEEIADFGDVHFVCVNTPQRRGDLACDMSYVDSAVESLAPLLTRPALVVGKSTVPVGSAERLAARLAELAPAGAGARLAWNPEFLREGFAVEDTLHPDRLVVGVRDAESEELLRTVYAGPIGEGTPFLVTDYATAELVKVSANSFLATKISFINAMAEVCEAAGGDVSQLAEAIGYDSRIGRKFLRAGIGFGGGCLPKDIRAFMARAGELGADQALTFLREIDSINMRRRAQMVDLARETVGGSFLGVRVGVLGAAFKPDSDDVRDSPALNVAGQIHLQGGQVTVHDPRAMKNAARVFPTLGYADTALDAVRGADVVLHLTEWGEYREIDPAEMGEAVKQKVLLDGRNTLSAARWREAGWTYRAMGRPNA from the coding sequence ATGAGCCAGTCGCCCCGGATCACCGTCATCGGTCTCGGCTATCTCGGTGCCACGCACGCGGCGTCCATGGCGGAGCTGGGCTTCGACGTGCTCGGCATCGACGTCGTGCCGGAGAAGATCGAGTCGCTCTCGCGCGGCGAGACCCCGATGTACGAGCCGGGCCTCGAAGAGGTGCTGCGCAAGCACGTCGCGGGGCTGGACGGCTCCACCAAGCGGCTGCGGTTCACCAGTTCGTGGGAGGAGATCGCCGACTTCGGCGACGTCCACTTCGTGTGCGTCAACACCCCGCAGCGCCGGGGCGACCTCGCCTGCGACATGAGCTACGTGGACAGCGCCGTCGAGTCGCTGGCGCCGCTGCTCACCCGCCCGGCGCTCGTCGTCGGCAAGTCGACGGTCCCCGTGGGCTCGGCCGAGCGGCTGGCCGCGCGGCTCGCGGAGCTGGCCCCGGCGGGCGCCGGGGCGCGGCTCGCGTGGAACCCGGAGTTCCTGCGCGAGGGCTTCGCCGTCGAGGACACGCTCCACCCGGACCGGCTCGTCGTCGGGGTGCGCGACGCGGAGTCCGAGGAGCTGCTCCGTACGGTCTACGCGGGCCCGATCGGCGAGGGCACGCCCTTCCTCGTCACGGACTACGCGACCGCCGAGCTGGTGAAGGTCTCGGCGAACTCCTTCCTCGCCACGAAGATCTCCTTCATCAACGCGATGGCCGAGGTGTGCGAGGCCGCCGGGGGCGATGTCTCGCAGCTCGCCGAGGCGATCGGCTACGACTCCCGCATCGGGCGGAAGTTCCTGCGCGCCGGGATCGGCTTCGGCGGCGGCTGCCTGCCCAAGGACATCCGCGCCTTCATGGCGCGCGCGGGCGAACTCGGCGCCGACCAGGCGCTGACCTTCCTGCGCGAGATCGACTCGATCAACATGCGCCGCCGCGCGCAGATGGTGGACCTCGCCCGCGAGACGGTGGGCGGTTCCTTCCTGGGCGTGCGGGTCGGGGTGCTCGGCGCGGCCTTCAAGCCGGACTCGGACGACGTACGGGACTCGCCCGCGCTCAACGTGGCGGGGCAGATCCACCTCCAGGGCGGACAGGTCACGGTGCACGACCCGCGCGCGATGAAGAACGCGGCGCGCGTCTTCCCGACGCTGGGGTACGCGGACACGGCGCTGGACGCGGTGCGGGGGGCGGACGTGGTGCTCCACCTCACGGAGTGGGGGGAGTACCGGGAGATCGACCCGGCGGAGATGGGCGAGGCCGTCAAGCAGAAGGTTCTGCTGGACGGGCGGAACACGCTCTCCGCGGCGCGGTGGCGGGAGGCCGGGTGGACGTACCGGGCGATGGGGCGGCCCAACGCCTGA
- a CDS encoding S1 family peptidase, with protein sequence MHRRPVMRIALSTLALLGGLGVAAGTGTAAQADSKPEQPASAGLLTALQKDFHLTAQQAEQRLAAEKQAAKTDRAAREAAGSAFAGSWFDAKKGTLTVALTGTRTADAVRATGAEVRTGARHSEARLTSVKRAIDRIKAPTSVTGWRVDPRTNRVVVDVLAKDRSDKAVRAFLTKAEDAGPVTVHAVEGAPEKPRPLAAGTVGGDPFYTGNVRCSIGFSVVGGFVTAGHCGQPGQAVYGWDNSYIGNIQGSTFPGDDMAWVNVGSGWWTTPVVLGWGTVSDQLVRGSNVAPVGSSICRSGSTSHWHCGTVLGLNETINYANGPVYEATHTNVCAEPGDSGGSFISGDQAQGVTSGGFGNCTSGGETWFQPVNEILGRYGLTLVTS encoded by the coding sequence ATGCATCGCAGACCCGTCATGCGTATCGCCCTGTCCACGCTCGCCCTCCTGGGAGGTCTCGGCGTCGCCGCAGGGACCGGCACCGCCGCCCAGGCGGACAGCAAGCCCGAACAGCCCGCCTCCGCAGGGCTGTTGACCGCCCTGCAGAAGGACTTCCACCTCACCGCGCAGCAGGCCGAGCAGCGGCTCGCCGCCGAGAAGCAGGCCGCGAAGACCGACCGCGCGGCCCGCGAGGCGGCCGGTTCCGCCTTCGCCGGTTCGTGGTTCGACGCGAAGAAGGGCACGCTCACCGTCGCGCTCACCGGCACCCGTACCGCCGACGCCGTCCGCGCGACCGGCGCCGAGGTCCGCACCGGCGCCCGGCACAGCGAGGCCCGGCTCACCTCCGTCAAGCGCGCGATCGACCGCATCAAGGCGCCCACGTCGGTCACCGGCTGGCGCGTCGACCCGCGCACGAACCGCGTCGTCGTGGACGTCCTGGCCAAGGACCGCTCCGACAAGGCCGTCCGCGCCTTCCTCACCAAGGCCGAGGACGCCGGGCCCGTCACCGTCCACGCCGTCGAGGGCGCGCCCGAGAAGCCCCGCCCGCTCGCCGCCGGAACCGTCGGCGGCGACCCCTTCTACACCGGCAACGTCCGCTGTTCCATCGGCTTCTCGGTCGTCGGCGGCTTCGTCACCGCCGGGCACTGCGGGCAGCCGGGACAGGCCGTCTACGGCTGGGACAACAGCTACATCGGCAACATCCAGGGCTCGACCTTCCCCGGCGACGACATGGCCTGGGTCAACGTCGGCAGCGGCTGGTGGACGACCCCCGTCGTGCTCGGCTGGGGCACCGTCTCCGACCAGCTCGTCCGCGGCTCCAACGTCGCCCCGGTCGGCAGCTCGATCTGCCGCTCGGGCTCGACCTCGCACTGGCACTGCGGCACCGTCCTCGGCCTCAACGAGACCATCAACTACGCGAACGGGCCCGTCTACGAGGCCACCCACACCAACGTGTGCGCCGAACCCGGCGACTCCGGCGGCTCCTTCATCAGCGGTGACCAGGCGCAGGGCGTGACGTCCGGCGGCTTCGGCAACTGCACGAGCGGCGGCGAGACGTGGTTCCAGCCGGTCAACGAGATCCTCGGCCGGTACGGACTGACGCTCGTCACCTCGTGA
- a CDS encoding SAM-dependent methyltransferase, with product MSEAAPNTPSPYIDTTRPHPARMYDWFLGGKDNYPVDEEMGRKVLAIEPNVPVLARMNREFMRRATRWLASQGIRQFLDIGTGIPTEPNLHQVAQGVARDARVVYCDNDPIVLAHAEALLRSTPEGAVDYVQADVRDSEAIVERASKSLDFSKPVALSLIALLHFVGDRNADGGAGAHEIVSGLVDRLAPGSYLVLSHVTADFQPEKAEQVGSLYRSGTASLHPRPRAEFEKFFTGLEFVGPGIVSEGEWHPELGEPVPGEEDVIKAGYSAIARKP from the coding sequence ATGAGCGAAGCGGCCCCGAACACCCCCTCCCCCTACATCGACACGACGCGCCCGCACCCGGCGCGGATGTACGACTGGTTCCTCGGCGGCAAGGACAACTACCCGGTCGACGAGGAGATGGGGCGCAAGGTCCTCGCCATCGAGCCGAACGTCCCCGTCCTCGCGCGCATGAACCGGGAGTTCATGCGGCGGGCCACGCGGTGGCTCGCCTCGCAGGGGATACGGCAGTTCCTCGACATCGGCACCGGCATCCCCACCGAGCCCAACCTCCACCAGGTGGCCCAGGGGGTCGCCCGGGACGCCCGCGTCGTCTACTGCGACAACGACCCGATCGTCCTCGCCCACGCCGAGGCCCTCCTGCGCAGCACCCCCGAGGGCGCCGTCGACTACGTGCAGGCCGACGTCCGCGACAGCGAGGCGATCGTCGAACGGGCCTCCAAGTCACTGGACTTCAGCAAGCCGGTGGCCCTCTCGCTCATCGCGCTGCTGCACTTCGTCGGGGACCGGAACGCCGACGGCGGGGCCGGGGCCCACGAGATCGTCTCCGGGCTCGTCGATCGCCTGGCGCCCGGGAGCTACCTCGTGCTCTCGCACGTGACCGCCGACTTCCAGCCCGAGAAGGCCGAGCAGGTCGGCAGCCTCTACCGCTCGGGCACGGCCTCGCTCCACCCGCGCCCGCGCGCGGAGTTCGAGAAGTTCTTCACCGGTCTGGAGTTCGTCGGGCCCGGCATCGTCTCCGAGGGCGAGTGGCACCCCGAGCTGGGCGAGCCGGTGCCCGGCGAGGAGGACGTCATCAAGGCGGGTTACTCGGCGATCGCCCGCAAGCCCTGA
- a CDS encoding membrane dipeptidase — protein MAHLRDDALPDDPFPEGTDPLGGDATAPRPAPEDIAALLAEHPVADGYSGLAWTLRHLPWCEMELGDSALGADIPRLRAGGVGAQFWSLKVPGDEGASLTRTLEQLDFARAVVAAHPGALRLARTSYDVADAHGRGRIAVVPGPADARGIDDSLAGLRTLAELGVRSLTLAGARWAGEEGLSVFGTEVVRETNRLGMLLDLTGAPAAVVARVLDISRAPALLRAGAAAVREHAGNAPDPVLAALGAARGLCLVPLTEPLCGPALADTADHIDHVRAVAGPGSVALCGAHDTGEAHPEGLSDPTGYPPLLTELRARGWSDAELTALTWENVVRVLKEADETARETSARRGPSTARLEERDELRPRPVPGLGL, from the coding sequence ATGGCGCACCTGCGGGACGACGCCCTCCCCGACGACCCCTTCCCCGAAGGCACGGACCCGCTCGGCGGGGACGCCACCGCGCCGCGGCCCGCGCCCGAGGACATCGCGGCGCTGCTCGCCGAGCACCCCGTCGCCGACGGCTACAGCGGGCTCGCCTGGACGCTGCGCCACCTGCCCTGGTGCGAGATGGAACTCGGCGACAGCGCGCTCGGCGCCGACATACCCCGGCTGCGGGCCGGCGGGGTCGGCGCGCAGTTCTGGTCGCTCAAGGTGCCCGGGGACGAGGGCGCGAGCCTCACCCGCACCCTCGAACAGCTCGACTTCGCGCGCGCCGTCGTCGCCGCGCACCCCGGCGCGCTCCGCCTCGCCCGTACCTCCTACGACGTCGCCGACGCGCACGGCCGCGGCCGGATCGCCGTCGTCCCCGGACCCGCCGACGCGCGCGGCATCGACGACTCGCTCGCGGGCCTGCGCACCCTCGCCGAACTCGGCGTCCGCTCCCTGACCCTCGCCGGGGCCCGCTGGGCGGGCGAGGAGGGGCTGAGCGTCTTCGGGACCGAGGTCGTCCGGGAGACGAACCGCCTCGGAATGCTGCTCGACCTCACCGGGGCACCCGCCGCCGTCGTCGCGCGCGTCCTCGACATCTCGCGCGCGCCCGCACTCCTGCGCGCCGGGGCCGCCGCCGTGCGCGAGCACGCGGGCAACGCGCCCGACCCCGTGCTCGCCGCGCTCGGCGCCGCGCGCGGCCTGTGCCTCGTGCCCCTCACCGAGCCCCTGTGCGGCCCCGCGCTCGCCGACACGGCCGACCACATCGACCACGTCCGCGCCGTCGCGGGCCCCGGGTCGGTCGCCCTGTGCGGCGCCCACGACACGGGCGAAGCCCACCCCGAGGGCCTGAGCGACCCCACCGGCTACCCGCCCCTCCTCACCGAACTGCGCGCCCGGGGCTGGAGCGACGCCGAACTGACCGCGCTGACCTGGGAGAACGTCGTCCGCGTCCTGAAGGAGGCCGACGAGACGGCCCGCGAGACGAGCGCCCGCCGGGGCCCGAGCACGGCGCGGCTGGAGGAGCGGGACGAGCTGAGGCCGAGGCCGGTCCCGGGACTGGGGCTGTAG
- a CDS encoding LCP family protein, translating to MNERPQGWGGERSDSRGYGRGSAEAQPEGARSMPHVRRGGPGGPGGPAPVPPQQQYGQQGGAYPPPDQYGQQQGPYQDGYGGYDSGYNTGQVYGSPGGPQQPGGPGGPGGPAQGRPARPAPNWRKRIKWTAIVVVAALLVTTVSTYFWADGKIRREVDLSKVIDRPAEGKGTNYLIVGSDSREGMSKEDKKRLHTGSAEGKRTDSMMILHTGDNGTTMISLPRDSNITIPSFKGSDSGKMYPARGANKLNAAYAFDGPELLVRTIEYNTGLHIDHYAEIGFDGFASIVDAVGGVEMDIPKGFKDGKSGADFKAGKQTLDGEQALAFVRTRYALPGSDLDRTKNQQKFLAALAHQVATPSTIINPFKLYPVMGSGLDSLIVDKDMSLWNLVSMFWAMKGVTGGDGKQMNMPIAGSVGGNLAWDMPKVKQLVNELKNDDKVTVSGN from the coding sequence ATGAACGAGAGGCCGCAGGGCTGGGGCGGGGAGCGATCCGACAGCCGGGGATACGGGCGCGGGAGCGCCGAGGCGCAGCCCGAGGGCGCCCGCTCGATGCCGCACGTGCGGCGCGGCGGGCCCGGGGGCCCCGGGGGCCCGGCTCCCGTGCCCCCGCAGCAGCAGTACGGGCAGCAGGGCGGCGCGTACCCGCCGCCGGACCAGTACGGGCAGCAGCAGGGCCCGTACCAGGACGGCTACGGCGGGTACGACAGCGGCTACAACACCGGGCAGGTCTACGGCTCGCCCGGCGGGCCGCAGCAGCCCGGCGGCCCCGGCGGTCCCGGAGGCCCGGCGCAGGGACGCCCGGCGCGCCCCGCGCCGAACTGGCGGAAGCGGATCAAGTGGACGGCGATCGTCGTCGTCGCCGCGCTCCTCGTGACGACTGTCTCGACGTACTTCTGGGCGGACGGCAAGATCCGCCGCGAGGTGGACCTGTCGAAGGTCATCGACCGCCCGGCGGAGGGCAAGGGCACCAACTACCTCATCGTCGGCTCCGACAGCCGCGAGGGGATGTCCAAGGAGGACAAGAAGCGCCTGCACACCGGCTCCGCCGAGGGCAAGCGCACCGACTCGATGATGATCCTGCACACGGGCGACAACGGGACCACGATGATCTCGCTGCCCCGTGACTCGAACATCACGATCCCGTCCTTCAAGGGCTCGGACTCGGGCAAGATGTACCCGGCGCGCGGCGCGAACAAGCTCAACGCCGCGTACGCCTTCGACGGCCCCGAGCTGCTCGTGCGTACCATCGAGTACAACACCGGGCTGCACATCGACCACTACGCGGAGATCGGCTTCGACGGCTTCGCGAGCATCGTGGACGCGGTCGGGGGCGTCGAGATGGACATCCCGAAGGGCTTCAAGGACGGGAAGTCGGGCGCCGACTTCAAGGCCGGGAAGCAGACCCTCGACGGCGAGCAGGCCCTCGCCTTCGTCCGCACCCGCTACGCGCTGCCCGGCAGCGACCTCGACCGCACGAAGAACCAGCAGAAGTTCCTCGCCGCGCTCGCCCACCAGGTCGCCACCCCGAGCACGATCATCAACCCCTTCAAGCTCTACCCCGTGATGGGCTCGGGTCTCGACTCGCTCATCGTCGACAAGGACATGAGCCTGTGGAACCTCGTGTCGATGTTCTGGGCGATGAAGGGCGTCACGGGCGGTGACGGCAAGCAGATGAACATGCCGATCGCGGGCAGCGTCGGCGGCAACCTGGCGTGGGACATGCCGAAGGTCAAGCAGCTCGTCAACGAGCTGAAGAACGACGACAAGGTCACCGTCTCGGGCAACTGA
- a CDS encoding acyl-CoA dehydrogenase family protein, translating to MLRETVRALAEAKIGPHAAEVDEQGRFPQEARDALTGADLHAVHVPENYGGAGADALATVIVIEEVARVCASSSLIPAVNKLGSLPVIISGSEELKKKYLGPLAKGDAMFSYALSEPDAGSDAAGMKTKAVRDGDFWVLNGVKRWITNAGVSEYYTVMAVTDPTKRSKGISAFVVEKSDEGVSFGAPEKKLGIKGSPTREVYFDNVRIPADRMIGAEGTGFATAMKTLDHTRITIAAQALGIAQGALDYAKGYVQERKQFGKAIADFQGIQFMLADMAMKISAARALTYQAAAASERGDADLTYQGAAAKCFASDVAMEVTTDAVQLLGGYGYTRDYPVERMMRDAKITQIYEGTNQVQRIVMARNLP from the coding sequence ATGCTCCGCGAGACGGTCCGCGCCCTCGCCGAGGCGAAGATCGGCCCGCACGCCGCCGAGGTGGACGAGCAGGGCCGCTTCCCGCAGGAGGCGCGCGACGCGCTCACCGGCGCCGACCTGCACGCCGTGCACGTGCCCGAGAACTACGGCGGCGCCGGGGCCGACGCCCTCGCGACCGTCATCGTCATCGAGGAGGTCGCCCGCGTCTGCGCCTCCTCCTCGCTCATCCCGGCCGTCAACAAGCTCGGCTCGCTGCCCGTCATCATCTCCGGCTCCGAGGAGCTGAAGAAGAAGTACCTGGGCCCGCTCGCCAAGGGCGACGCGATGTTCTCGTACGCCCTCAGCGAGCCCGACGCGGGCTCCGACGCGGCCGGCATGAAGACGAAGGCCGTGCGCGACGGCGACTTCTGGGTCCTCAACGGCGTCAAGCGCTGGATCACCAACGCGGGCGTCTCCGAGTACTACACGGTCATGGCCGTCACCGACCCGACCAAGCGCAGCAAGGGCATCTCCGCGTTCGTCGTCGAGAAGAGCGACGAGGGCGTCTCCTTCGGCGCCCCCGAGAAGAAGCTCGGCATCAAGGGCTCGCCCACCCGCGAGGTCTACTTCGACAACGTCCGCATCCCGGCCGACCGCATGATCGGCGCCGAGGGCACCGGCTTCGCGACCGCGATGAAGACGCTCGACCACACCCGTATCACCATCGCCGCGCAGGCCCTCGGCATCGCGCAGGGCGCCCTCGACTACGCCAAGGGCTACGTCCAGGAGCGCAAGCAGTTCGGCAAGGCCATCGCCGACTTCCAGGGCATCCAGTTCATGCTCGCCGACATGGCCATGAAGATCTCCGCCGCGCGCGCCCTCACGTACCAGGCCGCCGCCGCCTCCGAGCGCGGCGACGCCGACCTCACCTACCAGGGCGCCGCCGCCAAGTGCTTCGCCTCGGACGTCGCGATGGAGGTCACGACCGACGCCGTCCAGCTCCTCGGCGGCTACGGCTACACGCGCGACTACCCGGTCGAGCGCATGATGCGCGACGCGAAGATCACCCAGATCTACGAGGGCACCAACCAGGTCCAGCGCATCGTCATGGCCCGCAACCTGCCGTGA